A genomic region of Micromonospora sp. NBC_01796 contains the following coding sequences:
- the eccE gene encoding type VII secretion protein EccE — translation MTVSVADDVARSGGSEATGWSGDPRTPDPVRTPTASGPVRRRSFGVRAGQIVAAQTAVALLLAAAGRGPLVMVAAVFGAAVLVLTAWLRLRRRWLFEWIRIGVRYSLRRHALAPSAEPESLLDLLVPGARVFPAELGGDAAAVISDGYGLTAVLELGDPTGLLADTPLALPSPASLLPAAGAQTPPIRIQLVLTGAPAPTLRAGAGTPATSYRQLTDGRLLGHERALLAVRVLRAEGWSETDLRRALSSTVRKVCRRLAPVPARPLGDRAALGVLAELAHHDGASPAQESWQAVRLGGLLQTTFRLRRWPEARSETARRLVPRLLALPATATTVSVSAGPRVGAATDPVPLDLTVRLAAENAAGLSTAMQAMRRLLAAENATGRRLDGEHLDGFAATLPVGTAETGPPRQSSNALLDVLDLPFGTAGLMIGANRHGAAVTVRLFRAEATRVMLIGGVAAAQLIALRAMALGARVVVQTARPRAWEPFVRAVSAPGETIPLIPPGRQVGGPAGTPLHPLLVVVDVGPVNADAQPGPGWQATLVVRDGLTPADTDAVSRADLVVLQPLRPDEAALAGVALGLGDSAEWLTRIRGDMVGVVNRRVLRWALLSATPIEVQLVGPPTRH, via the coding sequence GTGACGGTGAGTGTGGCGGATGACGTGGCCCGTTCCGGCGGGTCCGAGGCGACCGGCTGGAGCGGTGACCCTCGGACGCCCGACCCGGTCCGCACCCCCACCGCGTCGGGCCCGGTACGCCGCCGGTCGTTCGGTGTCCGGGCGGGACAGATCGTGGCCGCCCAGACCGCGGTGGCCCTGCTGCTCGCCGCCGCCGGACGCGGACCACTCGTCATGGTCGCGGCCGTGTTCGGCGCCGCCGTGCTGGTGCTCACCGCGTGGCTGCGGCTGCGCCGCCGGTGGCTGTTCGAGTGGATCCGGATCGGCGTGCGTTATTCGCTGCGCCGGCACGCCCTCGCCCCGTCCGCCGAGCCCGAGTCCCTGCTCGACCTGCTGGTCCCGGGTGCGCGGGTGTTCCCGGCCGAACTCGGTGGCGACGCGGCGGCGGTGATCAGCGACGGGTACGGGCTGACCGCCGTACTCGAACTCGGGGATCCGACCGGGCTGCTCGCCGACACGCCCCTGGCTCTGCCCAGTCCGGCGAGCCTGCTCCCGGCGGCCGGCGCGCAGACTCCACCGATCCGGATCCAACTGGTCCTCACCGGAGCACCGGCGCCGACCCTGCGTGCCGGTGCCGGCACCCCGGCGACCTCGTACCGGCAGCTCACCGACGGGCGGCTGCTCGGGCACGAGCGGGCCCTGCTCGCAGTCCGGGTGCTGCGGGCCGAGGGGTGGTCCGAGACGGACCTCCGCCGGGCCCTGTCCAGCACCGTTCGGAAGGTGTGCCGCCGGCTCGCCCCGGTGCCGGCGCGCCCGCTGGGGGATCGGGCCGCGTTGGGCGTACTCGCCGAACTGGCCCACCACGACGGCGCGTCACCGGCCCAGGAGAGCTGGCAGGCGGTGCGGCTGGGCGGGCTGTTGCAGACGACGTTCCGGCTGCGTCGCTGGCCGGAGGCCCGGTCGGAGACCGCTCGCCGGCTGGTGCCTCGGCTGCTCGCCCTGCCGGCGACCGCGACCACGGTCTCGGTGAGCGCCGGTCCGCGGGTCGGCGCCGCCACCGACCCGGTTCCGCTGGATCTCACCGTACGGCTGGCCGCCGAGAACGCGGCCGGTCTCTCCACCGCCATGCAGGCGATGCGGCGGCTGCTCGCCGCGGAGAACGCGACCGGTCGGCGGCTCGACGGCGAGCACCTGGACGGCTTCGCCGCCACCCTCCCGGTCGGTACGGCCGAGACCGGTCCACCGCGGCAGTCGTCGAACGCCCTGCTGGACGTCCTCGACCTGCCGTTCGGCACGGCCGGGCTGATGATCGGCGCGAACCGGCACGGTGCGGCGGTGACGGTCCGGTTGTTCCGGGCCGAGGCGACCCGGGTGATGTTGATCGGTGGGGTGGCGGCGGCGCAGCTCATCGCGCTGCGGGCGATGGCCCTGGGTGCGCGGGTGGTGGTGCAGACGGCGAGGCCGCGCGCCTGGGAGCCGTTCGTCCGGGCGGTGAGCGCACCGGGTGAGACGATCCCGCTGATCCCGCCCGGTCGGCAGGTCGGCGGCCCGGCCGGCACCCCGCTGCATCCGCTGCTGGTCGTGGTCGACGTGGGGCCGGTCAACGCGGACGCCCAGCCCGGACCGGGTTGGCAGGCCACTCTGGTGGTCCGGGACGGGCTGACCCCGGCGGACACCGATGCCGTCTCCCGCGCCGACCTGGTGGTGTTGCAACCGCTGCGGCCGGACGAGGCGGCCCTGGCCGGGGTGGCGCTCGGGCTCGGTGACTCGGCGGAGTGGCTGACCCGGATCCGCGGCGACATGGTGGGCGTGGTCAACCGGCGGGTGCTGCGTTGGGCGCTGCTGTCGGCGACCCCGATCGAGGTCCAGTTGGTCGGCCCGCCCACGCGTCACTGA
- a CDS encoding phage holin family protein, with the protein MNFLTGLLIRLATTAFAFWLATLFIPGITLGTDSIGEAVLTLLLVAVIFGVVNGVLQPVIKTLGCGFYLLTLGLIAIVVNGLLFLLTSWIAGQLDLPFSVDGFWPSAVLGALFVSVVTWVLGMVTNRD; encoded by the coding sequence ATGAATTTCCTGACCGGGCTGCTGATCCGCCTCGCCACCACCGCGTTCGCGTTCTGGCTGGCGACGCTGTTCATTCCGGGCATCACCCTGGGTACGGACTCGATCGGCGAAGCGGTCCTCACCCTGCTCCTGGTGGCCGTGATCTTCGGGGTCGTGAACGGGGTGCTCCAGCCCGTCATCAAGACCCTGGGCTGCGGGTTCTACCTGCTCACCCTGGGTCTGATCGCGATCGTGGTGAACGGGCTGCTGTTCCTGTTGACGAGTTGGATCGCGGGTCAGTTGGACCTGCCGTTCTCGGTCGACGGGTTCTGGCCGTCCGCCGTACTCGGTGCGCTGTTCGTGAGCGTGGTGACCTGGGTGCTCGGGATGGTGACCAACCGGGACTGA
- a CDS encoding GNAT family N-acetyltransferase, whose protein sequence is MLTITRSDGYEISTDPDRLDLDRVHRWLSTESYWALGRPYEVTARAVAGSMVFGVYRPGDGVQVAFGRMITDGATFAWLADVFVDPEQRGRGLGGWLAETARDEATKLDVHRIMLVTVDAHDVYARIGFTPPATPHMLMELIRPRPVDGLPGSTADLVTPVTDKERTAGSPLTVRE, encoded by the coding sequence GTGTTGACCATCACCCGCAGCGACGGTTACGAAATCTCCACCGATCCCGACCGGCTCGACCTGGACCGGGTGCACCGGTGGCTGTCGACCGAGTCCTACTGGGCGTTGGGCCGGCCGTACGAGGTCACGGCTCGGGCCGTCGCCGGCTCGATGGTGTTCGGGGTCTACCGGCCGGGTGACGGGGTCCAGGTGGCGTTCGGCCGGATGATCACGGACGGTGCGACCTTCGCCTGGCTCGCCGACGTGTTCGTGGACCCGGAGCAGCGGGGGCGCGGGCTCGGCGGCTGGTTGGCCGAGACCGCGCGGGACGAGGCGACGAAGCTCGACGTGCACCGGATCATGCTCGTCACCGTCGATGCGCACGACGTGTACGCGAGGATCGGCTTCACCCCGCCGGCCACGCCGCACATGCTGATGGAACTGATCCGGCCGCGTCCGGTGGACGGGCTGCCGGGGTCCACAGCGGATCTGGTGACGCCGGTCACCGATAAGGAGAGGACTGCGGGTTCACCCCTTACGGTGAGGGAGTGA
- the rarD gene encoding EamA family transporter RarD — translation MSQLRLGYVFGLSAYVLWGFFPFYIKLLRPSGPVEILAHRVIWSVVFVALVLAVTRHWAFLRRLVRQPRLLAGIAAAAALIAINWGTYIYGVNSDRVVETALGYFINPLVVVLLGVTVLSERLRTVQWTALGIGGLAVVVLAIDYGQPPYIALTLALSFGGYSLLKKRLGLPAAEGLFVESALLALPALGYLGWLTWHSGSSFGNGSTGHTLLLVFAGAATAIPLLLFAGAANRLPLTSLGVLQYTAPILQLGLGVLVFHEPMPPARLAGFALVWLALIVFTVDAVRNARRPARSAAPVTPVAEPV, via the coding sequence GTGAGCCAGCTCCGCCTCGGCTATGTCTTCGGACTCAGCGCGTACGTCCTCTGGGGTTTCTTCCCCTTCTACATCAAGCTGCTCCGGCCGTCCGGGCCGGTGGAGATCCTGGCCCACCGGGTGATCTGGTCGGTGGTGTTCGTCGCGCTGGTCCTGGCCGTCACCCGGCACTGGGCGTTCCTGCGCCGGTTGGTCCGGCAGCCCCGGCTGCTGGCCGGGATCGCCGCCGCCGCCGCGCTGATCGCGATCAACTGGGGCACCTACATCTACGGGGTGAACTCCGACCGGGTGGTGGAGACCGCGCTCGGCTACTTCATCAACCCGCTGGTGGTGGTCCTGCTCGGCGTCACCGTGCTGAGCGAGCGGCTCCGTACGGTGCAGTGGACCGCCCTCGGCATCGGCGGCCTGGCCGTGGTGGTCCTCGCGATCGACTACGGTCAGCCGCCGTACATCGCGCTGACCCTGGCCCTCAGCTTCGGCGGCTACAGCCTGCTGAAGAAGCGGCTCGGCCTGCCCGCCGCCGAGGGACTGTTCGTCGAGTCCGCGCTGCTGGCGCTCCCCGCCCTCGGTTACCTCGGCTGGCTCACCTGGCACTCCGGGTCGAGCTTCGGCAACGGCTCGACCGGACACACCCTGCTGCTGGTGTTCGCCGGTGCGGCCACCGCCATCCCGCTGCTGCTGTTCGCCGGTGCCGCGAACCGGCTGCCGCTGACCAGCCTGGGCGTGCTCCAGTACACCGCGCCGATCCTGCAACTGGGCCTGGGCGTACTGGTCTTCCACGAACCGATGCCGCCGGCCCGGCTGGCCGGCTTCGCCCTGGTCTGGCTGGCACTGATCGTCTTCACCGTCGACGCGGTCCGCAACGCCCGCCGCCCCGCCCGGTCCGCCGCCCCGGTCACCCCGGTCGCCGAACCGGTCTAG